From the genome of Globicephala melas chromosome 14, mGloMel1.2, whole genome shotgun sequence, one region includes:
- the CCN6 gene encoding cellular communication network factor 6: protein MKFYCRAQGTGLLDTAPEGRPGEVAEVHHRQQFCHWPCQCARQKPSCPPGVSLVRDGCGCCKICARQPGDTCNEADLCDPHKGLYCDYSADGPTYETGVCAYLVAVGCEFNRVHYHNGQVFQPNPLFSCLCVSGAIGCTPLFIPKPADRHCSRAKGGKKTDQSKCGLGSSQQQLSTSYKTMPDACQAFNLLPALRSLNCCLPSSL, encoded by the exons ATGAAGTTCTACTGCAGGGCCCAGGGCACTGGGCTGTTAGACACGGCGCCCGAAGGAAGGCCTGGTGAGGTAGCAGAAGTGCACCATCGTCAACAGTTTTGTCACTGGCCCTGTCAGTGCGCTCGCCAGAAGCCCAGCTGCCCTCCTGGAGTGAGCCTGGTGAGGGATGGCTGTGGATGCTGTAAAATCTGTGCCAGGCAACCAGGGGACACCTGCAACGAAGCTGACCTCTGCGACCCCCACAAAGGGCTGTACTGTGACTACTCAGCAGACGGGCCTACGTACGAGACTGGAGTGTGTGCAT ACCTTGTAGCTGTGGGATGTGAGTTCAACAGGGTACATTATCATAATGGCCAAGTGTTTCAGCCCAATCCCCTGTTTAGCTGCCTCTGTGTGAGTGGGGCCATTGGATGCACACCTCTGTTCATACCAAAGCCGGCTGACAGGCACTGCTCTAGGGCTAAAGGTGGAAAGAAGACTGATCAGTCAAAATGTGGCCTGGGGTCATCACAACAGCAGCTGTCAACAAGCTACAAAACAATGCCAG ATGCATGCCAAGCTTTTAACCTGCTTCCTGCGCTGAGGTCTTTAAACTGTTGTCTACCTTCCAG CTTATAG
- the LOC115866910 gene encoding ubiquitin-associated protein 1-like isoform X2, whose amino-acid sequence MASKKLGADFHGTLSYLDDVPFKIGDKFKTPAKVGLPIGFSLPDCLQVVREVQYDFSLEKKTIEWAEDIKKIQEAQWEAERKAEEAEAKVNSKSGPEGDSKMSFSKTHGTATMPPPINPILASLQHNSILMPTRVSSSATKQKVLSPPHTKADFNPADFECEEDPFDNLELKTIDEKEELRNILVGTSGPIMAQLLDSNLPRGGSGSVLQDEEVLASLERATLDFKPLHKPNGFITLPQLGNCEKMSLSSKVSLPPIPAVSNIKSLSFPKLDSDDSSQKTAKMASTFHSTSCLRSGTFRNSLKPSTQSSASELNGHHALGLSALNLDSGTEVPTLTHSQMPSLSVLSVCTEESSPPNTCPTILDYLFAHGQLCEKGFDPLLVEEALEMQQCSEEKMMEFLQLMSKFKEMGFELKDIKEVLLLHNNDQDNALEDLMARAGAS is encoded by the exons ATGGCTTCTAAGAAGTTGGGTGCAGATTTTCATGGGACTTTGAGTTACCTTGATGATGTCCCATTTAAGATAGGAGACAAATTCAAAACACCAGCTAAAGTTGGTCTACCTATTGGCTTCTCCTTGCCTGATTGTTTGCAGGTTGTCAGAGAAGTACAGTATGACTtctctttggaaaagaaaaccaTTGAGTGGGCTGAAGATATTAAGAAAATCCAAGAAGCCCAGTGGGAAGCAGAGCGCAAGGCTGAGGAAGCAGAAGCTAAGGTGAATTCTAAGAGTGGCCCAGAGGGTGACAGCAAAATGAGCTTCTCCAAGACTCACGGTACAGCCACAATGCCACCTCCTATCAATCCCATCCTTGCCAGCTTACAGCACAACAGCATCCTCATGCCGACTCGGGTCAGCAGCAGTGCCACAAAACAGAAAGTTCTCAGCCCACCCCACACAAAGGCAGATTTCAATCCTGCTGACTTTGAGTGTGAAGAAGACCCGTTTGATAATCTGGAGTTAAAAACTATTGATGAGAAGGAAGAGCTGAGAAACATTCTGGTAGGAACCAGTGGACCCATTATGGCCCAGTTATTGGACAGTAACTTGCCTAGAGGTGGCTCTGGGTCTGTGTTACAGGATGAGGAGGTCCTGGCATCCCTGGAGCGGGCAACCCTAGATTTCAAGCCTCTTCACAAACCCAATGGCTTTATAACCTTACCACAGTTGGGCAACTGTGAAAAGATGTcgctgtcttccaaagtgtcccttccccccatccctgcAGTAAGCAATATCAAGTCCCTGTCCTTCCCCAAACTTGACTCTGATGACAGCAGTCAGAAGACAGCCAAGATGGCAAGCACTTTCCATAGCACATCCTGCCTCCGCAGTGGCACGTTCCGGAATTCCCTAAAGCCTTCCACCCAAAGCAGTGCCAGTGAGCTCAATGGGCATCATGCTCTTGGGCTTTCAGCTTTGAACTTGGACAGTGGCACAGAGGTGCCAACCCTCACCCATTCCCAGATGCCTTCCCTCTCTGTCTTGTCTGTGTGCACAGAAGAATCATCACCTCCAAATACCTGTCCCACG ATTCTCGACTATCTCTTTGCACATGGACAGCTCTGTGAGAAGGGCTTTGACCCTCTTTTAGTGGAAGAGGCTCTGGAAATGCAGCAGTGTTCAGAGGAAAAGATGATGGAGTTTCTTCAGTTAATGAGCAAATTTAAGGAAATGGGCTTTGAACTGAAAGATATTAAGGAAGTTCTGCTATTACACAACAATGACCAGGACAATGCTTTGGAAGACCTCATGGCTCGGGCGGGAGCCAGCTGA
- the LOC115866910 gene encoding ubiquitin-associated protein 1-like isoform X1, with protein sequence MASKKLGADFHGTLSYLDDVPFKIGDKFKTPAKVGLPIGFSLPDCLQVVREVQYDFSLEKKTIEWAEDIKKIQEAQWEAERKAEEAEAKVNSKSGPEGDSKMSFSKTHGTATMPPPINPILASLQHNSILMPTRVSSSATKQKVLSPPHTKADFNPADFECEEDPFDNLELKTIDEKEELRNILVGTSGPIMAQLLDSNLPRGGSGSVLQDEEVLASLERATLDFKPLHKPNGFITLPQLGNCEKMSLSSKVSLPPIPAVSNIKSLSFPKLDSDDSSQKTAKMASTFHSTSCLRSGTFRNSLKPSTQSSASELNGHHALGLSALNLDSGTEVPTLTHSQMPSLSVLSVCTEESSPPNTCPTVTPPNLSMSQVPNTPSCPQAYSELQTLSPSERHCVETVVSMGYSYECVLKAMKKKGENIEQILDYLFAHGQLCEKGFDPLLVEEALEMQQCSEEKMMEFLQLMSKFKEMGFELKDIKEVLLLHNNDQDNALEDLMARAGAS encoded by the coding sequence ATGGCTTCTAAGAAGTTGGGTGCAGATTTTCATGGGACTTTGAGTTACCTTGATGATGTCCCATTTAAGATAGGAGACAAATTCAAAACACCAGCTAAAGTTGGTCTACCTATTGGCTTCTCCTTGCCTGATTGTTTGCAGGTTGTCAGAGAAGTACAGTATGACTtctctttggaaaagaaaaccaTTGAGTGGGCTGAAGATATTAAGAAAATCCAAGAAGCCCAGTGGGAAGCAGAGCGCAAGGCTGAGGAAGCAGAAGCTAAGGTGAATTCTAAGAGTGGCCCAGAGGGTGACAGCAAAATGAGCTTCTCCAAGACTCACGGTACAGCCACAATGCCACCTCCTATCAATCCCATCCTTGCCAGCTTACAGCACAACAGCATCCTCATGCCGACTCGGGTCAGCAGCAGTGCCACAAAACAGAAAGTTCTCAGCCCACCCCACACAAAGGCAGATTTCAATCCTGCTGACTTTGAGTGTGAAGAAGACCCGTTTGATAATCTGGAGTTAAAAACTATTGATGAGAAGGAAGAGCTGAGAAACATTCTGGTAGGAACCAGTGGACCCATTATGGCCCAGTTATTGGACAGTAACTTGCCTAGAGGTGGCTCTGGGTCTGTGTTACAGGATGAGGAGGTCCTGGCATCCCTGGAGCGGGCAACCCTAGATTTCAAGCCTCTTCACAAACCCAATGGCTTTATAACCTTACCACAGTTGGGCAACTGTGAAAAGATGTcgctgtcttccaaagtgtcccttccccccatccctgcAGTAAGCAATATCAAGTCCCTGTCCTTCCCCAAACTTGACTCTGATGACAGCAGTCAGAAGACAGCCAAGATGGCAAGCACTTTCCATAGCACATCCTGCCTCCGCAGTGGCACGTTCCGGAATTCCCTAAAGCCTTCCACCCAAAGCAGTGCCAGTGAGCTCAATGGGCATCATGCTCTTGGGCTTTCAGCTTTGAACTTGGACAGTGGCACAGAGGTGCCAACCCTCACCCATTCCCAGATGCCTTCCCTCTCTGTCTTGTCTGTGTGCACAGAAGAATCATCACCTCCAAATACCTGTCCCACGGTCACACCTCCTAATCTCTCAATGTCACAAGTGCCCAACACTCCCAGCTGTCCCCAGGCTTACTCTGAACTGCAGACGCTGTCCCCCAGTGAGCGGCATTGTGTGGAGACGGTGGTCAGCATGGGCTACTCATATGAGTGTGTCTTGAAAGCcatgaagaagaaaggagagaatattGAGCAGATTCTCGACTATCTCTTTGCACATGGACAGCTCTGTGAGAAGGGCTTTGACCCTCTTTTAGTGGAAGAGGCTCTGGAAATGCAGCAGTGTTCAGAGGAAAAGATGATGGAGTTTCTTCAGTTAATGAGCAAATTTAAGGAAATGGGCTTTGAACTGAAAGATATTAAGGAAGTTCTGCTATTACACAACAATGACCAGGACAATGCTTTGGAAGACCTCATGGCTCGGGCGGGAGCCAGCTGA